Genomic window (Arachis hypogaea cultivar Tifrunner chromosome 13, arahy.Tifrunner.gnm2.J5K5, whole genome shotgun sequence):
CTCCATCTGAAGAACTCAACAAGAATAGAACTTCCACTCATAACGACACCGAAACCGGCGAATGTTGCCAGAAGGATTGACAGAACTGCTTGCACATGAACCTGCAGTTGAAAAAGACATCAAAATAAGCCAGAATGCTAGTCTTATTGtattgttaaaaataaatttagtgcTTGATTCATATATAAGTATATGTATTCAAGGGATTAatcaggaaaaaaaaaagttaccacGGAGTAAAATATATGCGCAAAAAGAACCACAAGTGCAAACTGGACAGATGCATAAATCCAGATGAACCTGCTCTTCACTAGAACcaaacaaaagagaaaataaacaaGAGTTGGCATAGATTAGTGAAGATGCACATAGCATCATGAAAAATTGAAGTTGGCATAAAGAAGAAAAGATATGTCATCATGAATGAGAACCATTTAGTGTCAAAAATCCATTAGCATTGGCACATCATTTTAGATGAACAGAACCACTATAAATAACTTTGATTGCTATATACATTTGTAAGGGTTCCAATCAGTTATACAAATCATGGTGTTCTTCAAAATTCATGTTTGATTGCTGACAATATCAATTTTTTTGCAGAACCTACCCATGGTTGATGATGTCATGGAGGAAAGTAGGCCTAGCACACAGGAAAAAGGAAGAGATATGGCGATTGCACCGGTTCCCATTTTCGTGACCTGCAAAGATTCAATAACTCAGCTCATAGAACATTGTAGCTTCTTAAGAATTCTGATAGGATTGCTCTTCTTACCAATAACTGCTCAAGAAAACAGAAATAGGCAAGCATGCTGACAATGACAAGCACCGGAACTTCCTGCCATACCCTATTAAAAAAAACAGATAAATTAAGAGTCTGACTCTGTAGTAATAACTATGGTACATCAAATCCATTAACAAACATATAACAAGAATGTTCTGATCCATAAAGGAATAGATGGTTTGTTTCATAAGCCAGTTATGATCTTTTGTATTAGATGAAAGTAGCTAGACATGCCTGTATCCGTTTACATCTTCGAGCTGAGTCCTACTTATTCCTGGATTCCGGCCTCGAACACTTTGGATCCGTAATAAAGTGACAGGTAGGTTCTGAACATCTTCCTTGCATACATCACAGGTTCTGTTGCCCTTGATACTAAACCATTTAATTGCACATTCTTGGTGAGCCAGAGCAAGTTCTCCTTTGCAGCTACATTCCAACTTGAAGGTTTCACCTCCTTCACATAAATCAACCAGACAAATCCTACACACAGCCTCTTCTTCAGGTATATCTTCTCCGTCATCATCATCAGCGTCATTAATTTCTGGACCGATTTAAAGCAGGTTAAAAATCCAGACTACTGAGTCCTATTAAGGATTTAACATTCAAAGTTCTACTATTTTTTCACAAGTGTAAATGATGATATACCGGAATTCTTTGTTGGGGATGTGGATGACAATGCATTTCCTTCCTTTACTCGAGGGGTGGTAGGAACAATACGGTAAAATGAATCCATCCTCcttatgcctttatctttgttattGACAGGCACTGAAAGCGAGCGAGCTATCTTACGCTGCGGCTCTCCTTTCTGCAAAAGAAGGTAACAGATTAAAAGGGTGCCAGAGGAAACACTATATAAAGAGAACTTAAAAAATATTGCTCTCAAATAATGTTCAATGTAAGTAGCAGGTAATGCATAAATcattatgttcttattattactTACAGAAGATCAAAGACACCTTACAATTATCAAAACATTTTGAACTTATATCATTATGATGGTTGAAATCTTACATTTAGAGGACCACCGACACTTCCACCATGAGCAGATTCTGGATTTGAATGTCCCATTTCTCCTAGTGGTAATGATGATGTTCTTTTAATCCTAGGAGTAAATATCTTACTAAGGGATAGTGATCTTGAGATTGATGGCTTTTCGCGATGACCTGAAGAGGAACCTTCTTGTGCTGAAGTAGTACCCTTTTCAGTATCCGTTGGTGGCCGATACCTGAAGCTCAATTTCGGTAGAATGCTTCTTATGGATGATCTGCCTTTTGAAGCTGAAGGCCCTGGAGAAGTATGCATAGGAGCATCGACCGAGCGAGAAGATATGAGAAAGTTCACTCTCTTTGGGGTGGGAGTGGGACTTGGTGTCATTGGCATTTTGATTGCCACATAATCTTGGGAGCATTCTTCTGGAGTTCTTGAGGGAATTTCTAGGAGAAGATTCTGTCGCTTCCTTGGAGGAACATGCATGGTTTCTTCGGTTATCCCCATTGGATCATCAACCTATCAAGATGACAGAGGAATTTGATAAAATCGGTCACGTGAACATCGAAGTACAACTGAACAGTCTGAACTACATTGCTGCAAACATGTAAACAGAAATTACAAACTACATTGCTGCACACTAACCCGGAATCACTACATCATCATAACCTCAAGAATCAGTAATTTTTGTGCCCTTTTCTATTATAAGCACAACAACTTGGAAGAAAATCCCACTTTCAAAACAACATTCAATACCATTAAAGATAAAGACACACCATCTCAAAATCAAAGTGCAAAGAAAAATTCTGAGCAATCTAACAAAAGATTCAAACAGACACAAGCCACGGGGTAAGTTAATTAATGCTTTTAGAGTGATGAATTCttctttaatttagtaattaGGAGAAAAATAGAAGGATACTCAAACTGAACTCAGCTTTCATCCACAGCACAAGCATAAGGAAGAACAGCCAAAGCAATTAACAGGAATAAGATTCACACTATCAAAGATACTAAATCTTACAATATccctcaaataaaattaaatcagacTAATCCAGCTCCGAGTGCTATAAATagaaaaactaaatcttttataacataaaaaaaaaaaaaaaagaaactttgCAACCATAACTAATTATCTAGTATCAAACAAAAACACTACACATgactttgaaaaacaaaatctcAGTCTGAGGAATCATCAACTAAACtaaacataacataaaaacaaataGAAGGTGAAAGAAAAGCACAAACAGATGACATGGATAATCATAGAAAAACAAGAGAaatcagaaaaaaagaaaaaaggagggGAAAAAACAACAAAGAAGCCAACAATCATGAAAGGCAGAGAATCAGAAGCAGAACCTGTTCTTCTGCAATAGTAATACCTTTTGAGCTGGCAGAGAAACTGTTCTTCTGCAAGAAGCTGCTGCATCAGCATGAGCATGTTGTTGTTCATATCCACCCAAAGTCAGAGACTTTTCCTGAGAACTCATCTTACTGAACCAGAAAAGAATAAACCCAGAACTTGGATTTCCGAAATCGAGCGAAAAAAACAAACTTTTCTTCAACAGTAGAAGAAGGAAGCAATGATGTGAATAAAGGAGAGGAAGTAAGTCAATGGGTCAGTGATTAATGATGAAAGATGAAGTGAGAGAGTGTATAGGAAGCAtttatgagaagaagaagaagaagaaggagggtgAGTGAATGGTGGGGAAGCCTTGTTGGCCTACTCACACTATCTTTCCATTACTCACAGTTCCTTCCTTTCTTCGTTCTTCAATTCAATGCGCGCGGACACACTACCTTTTTTTCTCGTTCTAATccgaaattaagaaaaagaaaaaaggtatctgaaatatttaaaaaaaattataaataggtTGTTCATTTTTTGGTTCACGAATATTTAAgtcttcaaaaatttaaaaatacatttaattctttaattttcttgtactGGATGTCTCCGGTACAGGTTGAGAGATAGATAAAAAATTTGCAGGTCGAAGCGAATGTCGGATTATTTGACTAGAACAATggatggtggtacctgcaaaaacactctgacgctcaagtcaTAATGGATCTGAGAGATATAAGGTGTGTAGAGTGAATGACCTACCTGATAgtgattatcttatcttatcttatttggttaagataaaggaagtatttgaatttgattgttggtTAGAAGCTCTAATGGGCCGATTCTGGACTTTCCAGAAGGGCAACGCGGGTCGGACCCGAATAACTGGGTTCGGAGACCAGAGGATGTGggatccgtgggccggatccATAACACTTCTCAAAATCTAGGCATATCAATCGCTCAGTTTATTTGGGTCTGTCACTGACTTGGCCGATATACAAAAGCACACATAGGAGAGTTTTTAAAATAAGACAAACTAGATCAGGAATCGATATGTCCAGATTTTAAGGAAGTCagaaacttaaatgtattttcaaattctcGAAAACTTAAATGTCCGCAAGCCAAAATGCCAAAGACCTATTTGTCGTTTTatcaaaaaaaatacttttttgacAAAGACTCACGTTGAATTGTTGATagtgttagatgatttgacagaTTTTATTAGATTGTTATCTAACGATTTTcgactattaattttatataaatacaacTACATGCGGGGTTTTAtccaattttttagaaaaaaataaaaataaaaatactatatgcATATTATAAATCATCTActaaattaactattatatatttatatataaatatatgtataatttaatttattttaatatatattttatattaataattaattttatatatttatgtattttgatgtgtaatttatattaatgactaattttatattttcatgtgtATTTtagacttattttattttatgtgtatttttaacatagttgaaataaaatagaagtgagttatgtgtttgtgtttgtgttggAATTGGATGTAGATACTCTCTATAATTAGAATTCAAATAAGATTGCAATACTAGTGAAGTAGATTAGATGTGAAGTGTCATTTTCATTAAATGTTGAAAATTAATGTATGGATTTAATTTCATGAACAAAATAAAATGGGTACTAGAGATATACATTAAATcaataaatttgattttgatgtaCTGATATTTTACctaattattttgtgtttttttaattatttcttaacACTAATTAGCAAATTCTAAATTATCCACAtacaatgaatttttttataagGAAAAATAGAATTTACTAGTATGTGTGTGTGGAATAAAGAttcaaaagaggaagaaaaagataaagCAATCTTAGTGAAGATAGATAAAGTTAAACtttgtattcttttttttttttctttcctaacTATCTTTTCCTTTTataagaaatttttatttttattttttttgcaaattACACTACTGTATCTATGCATTAATACTTCAACAAAAAATGATTATGCGTCTTAAATAGTTTTCctaattatctttttaatttctaaataataaaaagttatatctttaacatttttatattttaaaaataaatatatctttaaacttttacttatttaaaaattataaacataattaaaaataaagtagtaCTCTAATCATTACTCATACTTCAACTATATTACTGAATATATTTGTACATCAATTCAattcttttaaatcttttaattatCCAACCACGTTTAGGCCTAGTTCTTATTATTCCCACCTCCCATTATGGATGAGATTATTAATGCAAATAATGGCAATTATGTCACGCAACTTGCCATATTATatgcctgtttttttttttttttgtgaaaaaatcAACCTTCTTTTGTATTCACACAATTATTGTGACATAGTTTGTTCAGAGTCCAAAtaggtaaaataaaaagaaaaaaaaattaaatgaataaacaTTATTTAATTTGGTTGGTATTgttagacacaaaaaaaaaatcattttaattaCATCATTACGAATTTTTCATAGAAGGGAACAGGCAGGAATAGCATAAATTCATCATAATATGCATGCATGCACATGAAAATATTGAAGAGATTAATTGAATGcagaattatattattattattctctctATATGCATGCACATGTACATGAACATTAATTGAATCCGGTAGAAATTAGTtctatttggattttttttttggttattatTTGTTAGTAGATGTTAATAAAGGATTTGGATCGGAAATGGATCAtctccaatttttttaatatttgacagAATTTAGTGTGATCTTTCACCTTTGATTAGGGATAGGTAGCAATATATACCCTATCCGTGGGTACCCAATATGACCCCACCCGGTCGGGTAGGGTTGTCAACCCGATCCGCAGCGGATAGGGTAGGGTGCGGGTAGTGTTTTTGTGCGAgtcgggtagggtgcgggttgagcctcaaccctacccgaccaacctgcactctatatatgtatatgttatatacttatatagaaATATATTTTAAGTGGATGTTAAACTAAAGACTTCTCACTAAATACGAAAGATCTTTAGTCATTAAAAAAAGAtcgttaattgataatttaataaactttttttacataaaagtcagttctattttaaattatcatcaagttatataataacatTGCATTTTTTTTGTAACCCGCAGATAGGGTCGGATACCCGCGGGTTAAGAGCAGGTAGGGTTAGAGttgagatattctcaacccgcgggtagggtagggttaagtttatataaaaatcttaacccgcgggtagggttagggttgactccaaaccctaccctaccctaccaaTTGCCATATCTacctttaattctataagtgggaccagaaataaataagagaaagagaGTAATGAATGGTTAAATTAAACACTGCACaccatccagtttttttttccattggaGAGGATTTacgaatttcactttagagagtaaagtatgatcttctacccttgaatagtttctttttcatatttattattggtcccacttataaaattaataatgaaagattatactttattctctaaagtaaaatttaaattttagaggatccaaattcgttaataaaatctaaaatatttttggtaTCTTGTATGATTTTTCACCGTAAAATCTTTTTGTCGTATATTTCATTTTGCTCTAATCTAAAAATTATATGATGAAAAGTAATATTATTTAGCTTTATCAATTGAAAACTTAAATTAAACAAACAAATTATAATAAGTTGTTATATTATCTAAATTACAGAGGAAATTGTCATATggttatttaaaaatcaaaaggCATCAGATCATGTGTGTAATATGGTCAAATTAGGTCAACTTAATTTtgaccccccaaaaaaaaaaacacactaaaatatTAATATGTAGGAGTGTTTGTAAGCAGCCACTGTCAGGGAAtgcataatttattataatgtgATATGATTAACGTGACCATTGTTTTAACATGTTACAATTATTATTTGATTCTTTGATTCATGATAATTCATGTTATATTGTCGAGAAACAAATTTAAATGTTGGagggtaaaaaaaaattaaataaaataaaatttaaatgtaaAAGACTAAAAGTATGCCTGAATTTATGAACATATATAGTttaagaattaattgattttagtgTTGATTTattaattgattctaattattaatttatcgaTTTTTTTAAACCAAAGTCTTTCGAATATCTTTTACAATTAAATAGCAATtctaaaaaagaattaattataaaacaattttaaCATATTAGAGATTAAAACTCTAAAATGATTATTTATAATTGGATATGatgattttcataaaattttaaaatataaataaaataagatgtttaaatttattttcactaAAGTTCAAATCAAAGTAATAGTACTTGttctatttaatatttaaattaatataatattaaaaccgTTATATATATTAGTCCAcaagaaatataattttataagctAGCCACCTAAGGTTGGACACTTTTATCGGCAAGAATATTATTTGGCCACCTAGATTCGTATTTATGTAaattaaagataaagaaaatgtgataaataaataatagtaaatattacaatttaattaatgattactaTGTATTTAAATATCCGAATTATATATATCGTAGGACCCACTTCCCCTTTTCCTCAAAAAAATAATGAAGTTCTGCCAAACACTGCAACCCCACCACACAATTAATTAGTGATATAAACATAATTTATACTAATTAATGTTAAACTAATAGGAATCACATACGCATGCatgattattattgaattttaagCATCATTAAGCTAAACCATTAGATATGTCAATAAAGGTGGGTGTACTTTGTACCAATTCCTTATTTTATATTGGAATTTTGTTATCATATAAATTTAATGTAGATTTAAAGTCAATTCTTCTACGCTGGTttatagtaattaaataaaataatgttcacgattaattaattaattaattggcaCTTATTGGTACCTTACTCAATAGTCCAATATATAAGACTTATGTCATTtggataataatatatatattagataCTAATCTCTTAGTGCTACTCAATCATGTTCAATTCATTCTTCAGgaagattaaaaaattaaaaaggagaATATGTTATAACACTCATGctaaagagacaaaaaaaaattagaatttattttatttaatatttattaattattattaaaattaataaatattaaataagataaattttatctatttttggttaaattttttttttgttacaaaatatttttgaggTTATAATATATGGTCAGTGTATGTAGGGTAAAATTAATTAAGATCAAGatatcattcttctttattgttttctccatgcattatattattattataaggtttaattttattattataaggtttaattattctgttggtctctatagttttgtaaaatttttaattaggtttttatatttttttttaattgggttcctacactaaattttttttttcaattaagtctctcTTAGTAgaaattggcttaattttatagagaccaactaaaaaaaaaaagaattggtataaggacctaaataaaaagaaaaaaaagtgtagggaccaattaaaaaaaaaattgttgcaaagactcaattaaaaggaaaaaaagtatagagacctaattgaaaattttgcgaaactatagggaccaacaaagtaattaaaccttattatAAAGATAGATGtcctttttaccttttttttttttttaactttctttGCTTCcacaaaattttgaattaaagtaTCAAAACCTAGGGGCTCgacaaacataataataataagcatATATATATTTACCACTAGATGCTCATATGATTATTTAGAAAAGTTTAATGAATAAACACCACTACTTTTGCTTTTGTCATGAGATGCTTATAAGATTGAGGTTCTGATTTGgtggaaaaaaatgaaataataataactatCTAAGGTTCAAATTCAAGAGTATTATACCCTTTGAATTTCCCTTCATAAAAATgaactttcaaatttcaatatataTTGATTACGTGAGAGAGACACATAAGTAGCATTGTTATGTGTCAtagtttttatttcttattaatcGAAACGAAATCAAACTtatatttcattttgtttgtttatgaATCTTTAATCATTAGTCCTCCATTTAACCTACATAACAATCAATATGACGTGT
Coding sequences:
- the LOC112736520 gene encoding uncharacterized protein isoform X2, which codes for MGITEETMHVPPRKRQNLLLEIPSRTPEECSQDYVAIKMPMTPSPTPTPKRVNFLISSRSVDAPMHTSPGPSASKGRSSIRSILPKLSFRYRPPTDTEKGTTSAQEGSSSGHREKPSISRSLSLSKIFTPRIKRTSSLPLGEMGHSNPESAHGGSVGGPLNKGEPQRKIARSLSVPVNNKDKGIRRMDSFYRIVPTTPRVKEGNALSSTSPTKNSEINDADDDDGEDIPEEEAVCRICLVDLCEGGETFKLECSCKGELALAHQECAIKWFSIKGNRTCDVCKEDVQNLPVTLLRIQSVRGRNPGISRTQLEDVNGYRVWQEVPVLVIVSMLAYFCFLEQLLVTKMGTGAIAISLPFSCVLGLLSSMTSSTMVKSRFIWIYASVQFALVVLFAHIFYSVVHVQAVLSILLATFAGFGVVMSGSSILVEFFRWRRRWQQQQQGPQLMTQPRPANTPHPVVPPNQNQTVEQDQQNSTQS
- the LOC112736520 gene encoding uncharacterized protein isoform X1, whose protein sequence is MSSQEKSLTLGGYEQQHAHADAAASCRRTVSLPAQKVDDPMGITEETMHVPPRKRQNLLLEIPSRTPEECSQDYVAIKMPMTPSPTPTPKRVNFLISSRSVDAPMHTSPGPSASKGRSSIRSILPKLSFRYRPPTDTEKGTTSAQEGSSSGHREKPSISRSLSLSKIFTPRIKRTSSLPLGEMGHSNPESAHGGSVGGPLNKGEPQRKIARSLSVPVNNKDKGIRRMDSFYRIVPTTPRVKEGNALSSTSPTKNSEINDADDDDGEDIPEEEAVCRICLVDLCEGGETFKLECSCKGELALAHQECAIKWFSIKGNRTCDVCKEDVQNLPVTLLRIQSVRGRNPGISRTQLEDVNGYRVWQEVPVLVIVSMLAYFCFLEQLLVTKMGTGAIAISLPFSCVLGLLSSMTSSTMVKSRFIWIYASVQFALVVLFAHIFYSVVHVQAVLSILLATFAGFGVVMSGSSILVEFFRWRRRWQQQQQGPQLMTQPRPANTPHPVVPPNQNQTVEQDQQNSTQS